The Ralstonia insidiosa region CTATCCAAACCCGCCGACATCCTGATCGACCGCTGGGGCGTGCCGCACATCTACGCCAAGAGCGAGGACGACGGCTTCTTCGCGCAGGGCTTCAATGCCGCGCGCGATCGGCTGTTCCAGATCGACCTGTGGCGCCGCCGCGGCCTGGGGCAACTCTCTGAAGTGTTCGGCCCCGCCTATGTGGAACAGGATCGCGCCACGCGGCTGTTCCTTTATCGCGGTGACATGCAGGTCGAGTGGAACCACTACAGCCCGGATGCACAGCACATTGCCACGCGCTTTGTTGCCGGCATCAATGCGTATGTCGACTGGCTGGCCAAGCACCCGGAACAGATGCCGCTTGAATTCCGCAAGCTGAACTACACGCCCGCACACTGGGCGCCGGAAGATGTGGTGCGCATCCGCAGCCATGGCCTGACGCGCAACCTGCAGTCGGAAGTGGCACGCGCCAACGTGGCCTGCAAGGCCAGCCTGGCCGACGACACCATCCGCTTTGGCCTGCAACCCGACTGGCAAACCCAGTTGCCAGAAGGCCTGGACCCGTGCCTGCCGAAGGATCTGCTCAAGGTCTTCTCGCTTGCCACACAAGGCGTGAAACTCACACCGGAAACGCTAAAGGGCGTCGATATCGACAGCACCCGTGTAGCTGCCGCCATCAACCTCGAAGAGACCATGGAGGGCAGCAACAACTGGGTGATCGCCCCTGGCAAGTCCACCACCGGCCGCGCCGTGATGGCCAATGATCCGCATCGCGCGTACTCCGCACCGAGCCTGCGCTACATCGCCCACATCAGCACGCCCACACTCGACATCATCGGCGCGGGCGAGCCATCACTGCCGGCCGTGTCGATCGGGCATAACGGGCACGCCGCCTTTGGCCTGACCATCTTCAACATCGACCAGGAAGACCTCTACGTCTACGCGCTGAACCCGGCCAACAACAGCGAATACCGCTACAAGGATGGCTGGGAGCCCTTTACCGTGCTGCACGAAACCGTGAAGGTGCGCAACGGCGAGGCTCGCCCCGTCGACCTGACCTTCACGCGCCACGGCCCCGTCATCTACATCGATGCCGAAAAGCACCGCGCATATGCCGTGCGTTCGGCCTGGCTGTCGCCTGGCATGTCGCCGTATTTCGGCTCGGTCGGCTACATGCGTGCGCGCACGTTCGCGCAGTTCAAGCAATCGATGCTGAACTGGGGCGCGCCCACCGAGAACCAGGTCTATGCGGATACGAAGGGCAACATCGGTTGGGTGCCGGGCGGCCTCGCCCCCATCCGCCCGAACTGGGACGGCCTGCTACCCGTGCCCGGTGACGGCCGCTATGAGTGGGCTGGCTTCTGGCGCGGCGACCAGCTGCCCAGCACCTACAACCCGACGTCGGGCTACTTCACCTCGTCCAACGAAATGAACCTGCCGGCGGACTACCCGTACCGCGAGCGCAAGCTTGGCTTCGAGTGGACCAACGGCTCGCGCCACGCACGCATTGATGAGGTGCTGGCCAAGCTCGACAAGGTATCGATTGAAGATTCGATGCGGTTGCAGAACGACATGGTGTCGATTCCGGCGCGCCGGCTGATGGCACTGCTGGCGCCGCTATCGTCCAACGACGCCGACACACAAGCCGCACTGAACCTCTTCAAGGGCTGGAACGCGACCATGCTGGCGGATTCTCCGCAGGCTGCGCTGCATGAGGTCTGGTTCACTCACCACCTGGGCCGTGCGTTCAAGAATGCGGTGCTGCCCAAGGCGAGTGCCGATGCGATGGGCGCGCCCGACACGGCCGTGATGCTCGACACGCTGGAACACCCGCAAGGCAGCGAACGCAAGTTTGGCGAAGACCCACAACAGGCCGCCGCCAAGCGTGACGCGGTGCTGCTCGCCAGTCTGAAAGACGCGTGGGCCGACATGGTCAAACGCCAGGGCCCGAACCCGCAGGCGTGGAACTGGGGCGTGCTGCACCACAACCTGAACGCCCACCCGTTCGCCGCCATCGTCGACGAGGCCACGCGTGCCAAGCTCAACGTTGGCCCGACACCGGAAGGCGGCAGCCCGTACACGCCCAACCAGTCGACGTATCGCGCGAGCGATTTCCTGCAGACCAACGGCCCGTCGTTCCGCACGGTGGTGGATGTCGGCAACTGGGACAACTCCCGTGCCGTCAACCTGCCCGGACAATCCGGCAACCCCGACAGCCAGCACTACCGCGACCTAGCACCGATGTGGCTCAAGGGCGAGTACTTCCCGCTGCTGTACTCGCGCAAAGCGGTGGAGGCTGCCACGGAATCACGGGTGCATCTGGTGCCGACAAAGTAAGAAGCTAAGTCCCAAAAGGAAACGCCACCGCAAAACAACGCAGTGGCGTTTTTCTTTAGCCAGTCACGAGCGCCAACACAGGCACCAGACGGTTTGGCCGTACCCTGCCCTATGCGGCGCCTTGAATTTCTGTTGCAAGGAGGAAAAAGGAAGGGGAACTGTCTGAGCGCAGCGAGTTTTCCCCTTCCCCTCCTTGCGACATAAATTCAAGGAGTCTGTCGCCGCATCGGGCGCGCCTTTCTTTGCTTACTTTCTTTGGCAAGACAAAGAAAGTGAGTCGGCCCCGGCAGGGGACGAAACACCAGCGCACCACCAACGTCAATCTAAGCAGCCTGCCCCAAAGCCAACGCCGCACGCACAGCATCCGCACGCGGAATCGGCGCAACAGCGCTATAACCTGTAGTCGAAATGGCCGCAGCCAGATTGGCATAGCGCGCGGCTTCAATCGGCGAATCCCCCGCCACAATGCGCGCAACAAACGAACCACCAAAGCAATCGCCCGCACCGGTTGCATCCACAGCATCGACCGTATGCCGCGGCACCAGCGTGCGCGACTCGGGCGTGGCGACATAGCAGCCTTCCGCACCCATCTTGAGCGCCACCAGCTTCACGCCCCAGCCGAGCAGCGTATCGACGATGCCATCACGATCATGGCAATCGAGCAGCACCGTCACGTCATCCCAGCTCGGCAGGCACAGGTCGCACGTGCGCATGGCCTCGCGCATCACCGCACGGGCGCGAGCCAGCGGCCACAGGCGCAAGCGCAGATTGGTATCGAACGACACCAACACGCCTGACGCCTGCGCATGCGACATCGCCGCCAAGCCAGCATCACAAGCCGTATCGCTGATCGCCAGGCTGATACCCGATAGGTGGAACGCCTTGGCCGCAGCAATCGCCTGCAACGGCAGTTGCGCGGTCTGGAAACGGCTGGCGGCGGAACCCGCGCGCAGGTAGTCGAAGTGATGACCGCGCGCATCGTGCGAGACGAAGTACAGGCCCGTCGGCGCCTGCGCATCGGTATGCACATACGTGTGATCGACGCCCTCCACTTGCCACAGCCCACGCAGCGCCTGACCAAAGCGGTCACCGCCTACCGCGCTGATGTAGCCGGTGCGTGCCCCCTGCCGTGCCGCAGCAATGCAGAAGTTGGACGTATCACCGCCAAAACCGAAGTTCCACGACGTGCTGCCGGAATCCGCCTGGTTGAACTCGATCAGCGCTTCGCCATAGGCGAGGATGTCTGCCATGTGCGCGCCCCGATCAGAAGTACGTCTGCACCACGTCGACGACGTTGTACGTGTCGTCGATGACCGGGATCTGGCGCCACTTATCGAACGTCAGGCACGGGTGCGAGATGTCGAAGGCAATCATGTCGCCGACCTTGATGTCGTCGCCGGGGGCGATCTTCAGGTAGGCGTGCTGATCCATCATGCCGGTCACCTCCCAGTGCGCGGGCGTGGCCGACGGGGCCTTGTCACCCGGGCGGAAATGCAGCACCGGTAGCGGCAGGCCGGCATCGAACGCCGCATCGCGCTTGCCCAACGCCACGATGGCGCGCTCGCCTTCCGGCACCGACTGCACGTAGGCCCACAGTTGCAGCGCGGGCAGCAGGCTGGAACGCATCTTGTGCGCGATCGGATTGTTGGCGTCGATGCGAGCCTGCGCTGCACGGTAGATGCCCACGTCGTGCGTCAGGTAGCAACCGGGGCGCAGCACCACATCCAGCGGCTGGCCGATATCGGTCTTGGCAAATTCCTCGGCCACCACGTCATACCAGGCCGAGCCGGCGCCGGTCAGCACAGCTGGCGTGCGTTGTAGGCGGCCGGCCTTCGCCAGATCGCCGATGGTCTTCACGGCGCGCTGCAGGAAAGCGCGGATGTCGGCCTCTTCCTTGATCACGCCTTCATAGACTTCCACGCCGGCAAGCTTGACCGCGCCATTGGCCCGCGTGAGCGCATCGAGCACGGATTGCAGTTGCGCCTCATCGCGCACACCGGTACGGCCGCCCTGCACGCCCAGCTCGATCAGCACCTGGATCGGGCGGCCCGCCTTGCCAAAGAAAGCGGCGAGTTGATCCACCTGATCCGCCGCATCTACCAGACAGAAAAATTCGAACGACGGATCGGCCAGCAGCTCAGCCAGGATCGCCATGTTGCGCTTGCCGACCAGTTGGTTGGCCATCAATACGCGACGTACACCATGTGCGTAGGCCACGCGCGTCTGGTGCGCCGTTGCCAGCGTGATACCCCACGCGCCGCCCGCCAGTTGGCGCTGGAACAGGCGCGGGGCCATCGTCGTCTTACCGTGCGGTGCCAGCTTGACACCGTATTCCCCCACAAAGCGCTGCATCCAGGCCAGGTTGTGTTCCAGGCGCGATTGCGAGAGCACCGCTGCCGGCAGGTTCAGGTCTTCGTTCAGTACGTTCCAGCGCTGGGCAGCAATCTGCTCCGGCGCGCAAGCGGCCTCCAACGCACCCAAGCCCTTGTCGAGCGGGTTGACGACGGCGTTGGTGTCTCCTTGATACTTTGTATCACTCATAGAAATCGACTCGCGTTCCTTTGGGGGTAAACATCGGGTTGACATAATGATAGCGGCGAAATTATTCTCCGGGCCAGCCTGTTACAAAGTACCAAAACACTCCGATCGCAGCTATCCGGACAACTACCGGGAGCCCAGCATGCTTGAACCAATGCGCGAACCGATGGACATCGTCACCCGAATCTCTCAGCGTGCCGCCGAGTTGCGGCCTGCTGAGCAGAAGGTCGCGCAGACGGTGCTGGGTGACATTGCCGAAGCCGCTGCCGGCAGCATCCAGACGCTGGCCGAACGCGCCGGTGTAAGCGAAGCCAGCGTCACCCGTTTTGCCAAGGCAATGGGTTGCCGCGACGTGCGCGAACTCAAACTCAAGCTAGCGCAGGCAGCCGCAGTCGGCCAGCGCTTTCTGGATGGCGGCGCCGATCGCCCGCCCTCCAGCGCCGACGGCATCCTGGCCGACATCACCAACGTGCTGGAAGCCAACCGCGCGCTGGTGCGGCCCGAGGCGTTCCGCAATGCGGCAATCGCATTGGCAGCGGCCCGCATGATCGCCGTGTTTGGCATGGGCGGCGGCTCGACCACCATGGCCGACGAGATGCGCTACCGCCTCGCCCGCCTGGGACGGCCGGTCACCACCTATCATGATTCGATGCTGCAGCGGATGGTCGCGGCCACGCTCAGCCCCGACGACGTGGTGGTCGTGTTCTCCGTGACCGGTCACGTGCCGGAGGTGATCGACAGCGTGACCATCGCGCGCGAATACGGCGCCAAGGTCATCGCCATCACGGCCATCGGTTCGCCGGTGGCGGCACTGGCCGATGTCTTGCTGCCGATCCAGGCCATGGAGACCGACTTCATCTTCAAGCCATCGTCATCGCGCTACGCCATGATGATGATGATCGACCTGCTGGCGACCGAGGTCGCGCTGCAGCAGGCCGATCGCAGCAAGGAGCTCTTACGGCGCATCAAGTACGTGCTCGATGCGCATCGCGGTGGCGGCAATCGTCAGCCGCTCGGAGACTGATATGCAGCAGTACGACACCGTCATCCGCCAGGTCCGCATCGTCGACGGCAGCGGCCACGAGCCCGAGGCCACGCTGTTTGACGTGGCCGTCACCGATGGGCGCATCGCTGCCATCGCCACGTCGGATTCCACCGCGTGGCTGGGCGACGAGGAAATCGCCGGCGAGGGCCGCGTGCTCGCCCCCGGCTTCATCGACGTGCACACGCACGACGACACCAACGTGATCCGCACACCCGACATGCTGCCCAAGGTGTCGCAGGGCATCACCACGGTCATCGTGGGCAACTGCGGGATCAGCGCATCGCCGGCCACACTCAAGGGCGATCCGCCGGACCCGATGAACCTGCTGGGGCCCGCCAGCGCGTTTGCGTACCCGACTTTCGCGTCGTACGTGGAAGCCGTCGAACGTGCGCAACCGGCTGTTAACGTGGCGGCGCTGATCGGCCATACGGCGCTGCGCAACAACCACCTGGACCGCCTCGACCGCCCCGCCACCGCCAACGAAGTGGAAGGCATGCGCGCGCAACTGCGCGAGGCGCTCGACAACGGTGCACTGGGGCTGTCTACCGGCCTGGCCTACGCCAACGCCTTCGCCTCCACCACCGAAGAGGTGATGGGCCTGGCCGAGCCGCTGGCCGAAGCCGGCGCCATCTACACCACGCACCTGCGCACGGAATTTGCCGCCATCCTCGATGCGATGGACGAGGCTTACCGCGTCGGCAAGCATGCGCGCGTGCCCATCGTGATCTCGCACCTGAAGTGTGCGGGCGCTGCCAACTGGGGCCGTGCGGGCGAAGTGCTGGAATCCATCGAAGGGGCGCAGCGCTATCAGCCGGTGGGCTGCGACTGCTACCCGTACACCGCCAGTTCGTCCACGCTGGACCTGAAGCAGGTGACGGACGAATTCGACATCTTCATCACGTGGTCGGAAGCGCATCCGGGCATGGCCGGGCAAACGCTCAAGGAGATTGCCGCCGCCTGGGGCACCGACCTGATGGACGCCGCGCGCCGCCTGCAACCGGCGGGCGCGGTGTACCACAACATGTCGCCGCAAGACCTGGACCGCATCATCACGCACCCCGCCACGGTGATCGGCTCGGACGGCCTGCCGAATGATCCGAAGCCGCACCCACGCCTGTGGGGCGCCTTCCCGCGCGTGCTCGGTTACTACAGCCGGGAACGCAAGCTACTGTCGCTGGCAGCGGCCGTTCGGAAGATGACGGGCCAGTCCGCCGAGCGCTTCGGCCTGACCGAACGCGGCCTCGTACGCGAAGGCTATTGGGCAGACCTCGTGCTGTTCGACCCGGAAACGGTGCGCGACGTCGCCACCTTTACCGATCCGCAGCAACCGGCGGCCGGCATTGCGGCGGTTTGGGTGAACGGCCACCTGTCGTACCGCGAAGGCACTGTGCTGCCGAATCGCGCCGGGCGCTTCCTCAAGCGCGGACCGCGTGCGCAGACGGCCACCGCCGCTGAACTCCACTGAATTTCTGTACCTGTTTGAAAGGAACGTAGCGATGACGATTACCCGAATTGGCGTTGAAGGCGGCACCGGCACCGGTGGCCAGCACCTCCCGTTTGCCCGCGCGGCCGGCGCTGACGGCTGGCTGTTCGTCTCGGGCCAGACGCCCATGGTGAACGGCGAGGTAGTCGGCAACGGCATCGTTGAGCAGTCGCACCAGACCATCAAGAACGTGTTGGCCATCCTGGCCGAAGCGGGCTACGGCCCCGAGCACGTCGTGCGCTGCGGCGTGTGGCTGGATGATCCGCGCGATTTCCAATCGTTCAACAAGGTGTTCAAGGAGTACTTCGGTGCCAACCCGCCGGCGCGTGCCTGCGTGGTGTCGAGCATGGTGATCGACTGCAAGGTCGAAGTCGATTGTGTGGCCTATAAGAAGCCGTAACCCGAGAAGCCGTAGTTCGCAACACAAGCGCATTTCAAAAGGAGCGCCCTGCACGACGGGGCGCTTACGACAACAAGAGCCGTGAATATCCCTGAGGAGGAAACCCGATGGTCCCGATGCAAGGCAACTCGCTATTGCTAACCGCCGCGTTGGCGGTGGTCGCGCTGATCTACCTGATCGCCGTTCAGAAACTGAACCCGTTCGTTACGCTGATCGTCGTCTCGCTCGCGCTGGGCGTGGTGGTCGGCATGCCTATGGGTGGTATCGTCAAGGCGTTCGAAACTGGTGTGGGCAACACGCTTGGCCACATTGCGCTGGTGGTGGGCTTAGGGACCATGCTCGGCAAGATGATGGCGGAGTCCGGTGGTGCCGAGCGCATCGCCAAAACGCTCATCAACGCCTTTGGCGAGAAGAACGCGCACTGGGCAATGATGGTGGTGGCCTTCATCATCGGTCTGCCGGTGTTCTTTGAAGTCGGTTTCGTGCTGCTGATTCCGATTGCCTTCAACGTGGCCAAGCGCACGGGCACGCCGATCCTGATGGTGGGTCTGCCGATGGTGGCGGGCCTGTCGGTCGTGCACGGCCTGATCCCGCCGCACCCGGCGGCGCTGCTGGCCGTGACGGCTTACCAGGCGGACATCGGCAAGACCATCATGTACGCGCTGATCGTCGGCCTGCCGACCGCCATCCTGGCCGGTCCGCTGTGGGCGATGCTCGTTTCGCGCTACGTCAAGCCGAACGAAGACAACCCGCTGGCCGCGCAGTTTGTTGAAGCTGACCAGAAGCGCGAACTGCCGGGCTTTGGCATCACGCTGTTCACGATCCTGCTGCCGGTGGTGCTGATGCTGATCGGCAGCTGGGCTGACTTGATCGCCACGCCCAAGACGCTGGCCAACGACATCCTGAAGCTGGCTGGCAACTCGGTCATGGCACTGCTGATTGCCGCGATCGTGAGCTTCTACACCTTCGGCAAGGCACGCGGCTTCAATCGCGAAACCATCCTCAAGTTCACCAACGAGTGTCTGGCCCCGATCGCCACCATCACGCTGGTGGTGGGCGCAGGCGGCGGCTTCGGCCAGATCCTGCGTGACTCGGGCGTGTCGAAGGCCATCGTGGGCGTCGCCACCGATGCACACCTGTCCCCGCTGCTGCTGGGCTGGGTTGTGGCCGTGATGATCCGTATCGCCACCGGCTCGGCCACCGTGGCCATGACCACCGCCTGCGGCATCGTCGCCCCCATCGCTGCTGCTTCGGGTGCCGCTGTCCGTCCGGAGCTGATGGTGCTGGCCACCGGCGCCGGTTCGCTGATCCTGTCGCACGTGAACGACGGCGGCTTCTGGCTGGTGAAGGAGTATTTCAACCTGACCGTGCCGGAAACCTTCAAGACGTGGACGGTGCTGGAAACCATCATCTCGGTCGTGGCGCTGCTGCTGACGCTGGCGCTGTCGACGGTGGTTTAATTTGTTCTGTTGATGTGAAGTTGATCTAGGAGAACGTTGTGGGTATCGATTCCGTCGTCCTGGCCGGCCCGGTCATTCCGGTGCTGCAGTTCCAATCCGTCGATGAAGGCGTCAAGGTGTGCCGCGCGCTGTACGAGGGCGGTATCCGCACGTTCGAGATCACGATGCGCACGCCGGTGGCGCTGGATGTGATCAGCGCGGTTGCCAAGGATTTGGGCAGCGACGCCATCGTCGGTGCCGGCACGCTCACGCGGCCGGAGCACTTTGCGCAGGCAAAAGAAGCCGGTGCGGTGTTTGCCGTGTCGCCGGGTATCACGGCTGCGCTGGCACTGGCGCAGGCCGATGTCGGCCTCGATTGGCTGCCGGGCATCGCCACGCCTTCCGAGTTGATCACGGCCTTGGAGTTTGGCCTGACCACGCTGAAGTTCTTCCCGGCGGAAGCGGCGGGCGGCATCCCGATGCTCAAGTCGATCCACGGCCCGTTCGGCGACGTGCGCTTCTGCCCCACGGGCGGCATCACGCCGCAGAGCGCGCCCAACTACCTCGCGCTGCCCAACGTGGTGTGCGTGGGCGGCTCGTGGATGGTGCCCAAGGACAAGGTCGCTGCCGGCGACTGGGCAGGCATCACGGCGCTGGCCAAGGAAGCGGCCG contains the following coding sequences:
- a CDS encoding N-acyl-D-amino-acid deacylase family protein; translated protein: MQQYDTVIRQVRIVDGSGHEPEATLFDVAVTDGRIAAIATSDSTAWLGDEEIAGEGRVLAPGFIDVHTHDDTNVIRTPDMLPKVSQGITTVIVGNCGISASPATLKGDPPDPMNLLGPASAFAYPTFASYVEAVERAQPAVNVAALIGHTALRNNHLDRLDRPATANEVEGMRAQLREALDNGALGLSTGLAYANAFASTTEEVMGLAEPLAEAGAIYTTHLRTEFAAILDAMDEAYRVGKHARVPIVISHLKCAGAANWGRAGEVLESIEGAQRYQPVGCDCYPYTASSSTLDLKQVTDEFDIFITWSEAHPGMAGQTLKEIAAAWGTDLMDAARRLQPAGAVYHNMSPQDLDRIITHPATVIGSDGLPNDPKPHPRLWGAFPRVLGYYSRERKLLSLAAAVRKMTGQSAERFGLTERGLVREGYWADLVLFDPETVRDVATFTDPQQPAAGIAAVWVNGHLSYREGTVLPNRAGRFLKRGPRAQTATAAELH
- a CDS encoding sugar kinase — translated: MADILAYGEALIEFNQADSGSTSWNFGFGGDTSNFCIAAARQGARTGYISAVGGDRFGQALRGLWQVEGVDHTYVHTDAQAPTGLYFVSHDARGHHFDYLRAGSAASRFQTAQLPLQAIAAAKAFHLSGISLAISDTACDAGLAAMSHAQASGVLVSFDTNLRLRLWPLARARAVMREAMRTCDLCLPSWDDVTVLLDCHDRDGIVDTLLGWGVKLVALKMGAEGCYVATPESRTLVPRHTVDAVDATGAGDCFGGSFVARIVAGDSPIEAARYANLAAAISTTGYSAVAPIPRADAVRAALALGQAA
- a CDS encoding RidA family protein, with translation MTITRIGVEGGTGTGGQHLPFARAAGADGWLFVSGQTPMVNGEVVGNGIVEQSHQTIKNVLAILAEAGYGPEHVVRCGVWLDDPRDFQSFNKVFKEYFGANPPARACVVSSMVIDCKVEVDCVAYKKP
- a CDS encoding amino acid deaminase; amino-acid sequence: MSDTKYQGDTNAVVNPLDKGLGALEAACAPEQIAAQRWNVLNEDLNLPAAVLSQSRLEHNLAWMQRFVGEYGVKLAPHGKTTMAPRLFQRQLAGGAWGITLATAHQTRVAYAHGVRRVLMANQLVGKRNMAILAELLADPSFEFFCLVDAADQVDQLAAFFGKAGRPIQVLIELGVQGGRTGVRDEAQLQSVLDALTRANGAVKLAGVEVYEGVIKEEADIRAFLQRAVKTIGDLAKAGRLQRTPAVLTGAGSAWYDVVAEEFAKTDIGQPLDVVLRPGCYLTHDVGIYRAAQARIDANNPIAHKMRSSLLPALQLWAYVQSVPEGERAIVALGKRDAAFDAGLPLPVLHFRPGDKAPSATPAHWEVTGMMDQHAYLKIAPGDDIKVGDMIAFDISHPCLTFDKWRQIPVIDDTYNVVDVVQTYF
- a CDS encoding bifunctional 4-hydroxy-2-oxoglutarate aldolase/2-dehydro-3-deoxy-phosphogluconate aldolase translates to MGIDSVVLAGPVIPVLQFQSVDEGVKVCRALYEGGIRTFEITMRTPVALDVISAVAKDLGSDAIVGAGTLTRPEHFAQAKEAGAVFAVSPGITAALALAQADVGLDWLPGIATPSELITALEFGLTTLKFFPAEAAGGIPMLKSIHGPFGDVRFCPTGGITPQSAPNYLALPNVVCVGGSWMVPKDKVAAGDWAGITALAKEAAALKR
- a CDS encoding MurR/RpiR family transcriptional regulator, producing MREPMDIVTRISQRAAELRPAEQKVAQTVLGDIAEAAAGSIQTLAERAGVSEASVTRFAKAMGCRDVRELKLKLAQAAAVGQRFLDGGADRPPSSADGILADITNVLEANRALVRPEAFRNAAIALAAARMIAVFGMGGGSTTMADEMRYRLARLGRPVTTYHDSMLQRMVAATLSPDDVVVVFSVTGHVPEVIDSVTIAREYGAKVIAITAIGSPVAALADVLLPIQAMETDFIFKPSSSRYAMMMMIDLLATEVALQQADRSKELLRRIKYVLDAHRGGGNRQPLGD
- a CDS encoding penicillin acylase family protein gives rise to the protein MPIRSLSVVLSAIALGMSAQAIARDAAKPANSAATQTIAVPGLSKPADILIDRWGVPHIYAKSEDDGFFAQGFNAARDRLFQIDLWRRRGLGQLSEVFGPAYVEQDRATRLFLYRGDMQVEWNHYSPDAQHIATRFVAGINAYVDWLAKHPEQMPLEFRKLNYTPAHWAPEDVVRIRSHGLTRNLQSEVARANVACKASLADDTIRFGLQPDWQTQLPEGLDPCLPKDLLKVFSLATQGVKLTPETLKGVDIDSTRVAAAINLEETMEGSNNWVIAPGKSTTGRAVMANDPHRAYSAPSLRYIAHISTPTLDIIGAGEPSLPAVSIGHNGHAAFGLTIFNIDQEDLYVYALNPANNSEYRYKDGWEPFTVLHETVKVRNGEARPVDLTFTRHGPVIYIDAEKHRAYAVRSAWLSPGMSPYFGSVGYMRARTFAQFKQSMLNWGAPTENQVYADTKGNIGWVPGGLAPIRPNWDGLLPVPGDGRYEWAGFWRGDQLPSTYNPTSGYFTSSNEMNLPADYPYRERKLGFEWTNGSRHARIDEVLAKLDKVSIEDSMRLQNDMVSIPARRLMALLAPLSSNDADTQAALNLFKGWNATMLADSPQAALHEVWFTHHLGRAFKNAVLPKASADAMGAPDTAVMLDTLEHPQGSERKFGEDPQQAAAKRDAVLLASLKDAWADMVKRQGPNPQAWNWGVLHHNLNAHPFAAIVDEATRAKLNVGPTPEGGSPYTPNQSTYRASDFLQTNGPSFRTVVDVGNWDNSRAVNLPGQSGNPDSQHYRDLAPMWLKGEYFPLLYSRKAVEAATESRVHLVPTK
- a CDS encoding gluconate:H+ symporter, producing MVPMQGNSLLLTAALAVVALIYLIAVQKLNPFVTLIVVSLALGVVVGMPMGGIVKAFETGVGNTLGHIALVVGLGTMLGKMMAESGGAERIAKTLINAFGEKNAHWAMMVVAFIIGLPVFFEVGFVLLIPIAFNVAKRTGTPILMVGLPMVAGLSVVHGLIPPHPAALLAVTAYQADIGKTIMYALIVGLPTAILAGPLWAMLVSRYVKPNEDNPLAAQFVEADQKRELPGFGITLFTILLPVVLMLIGSWADLIATPKTLANDILKLAGNSVMALLIAAIVSFYTFGKARGFNRETILKFTNECLAPIATITLVVGAGGGFGQILRDSGVSKAIVGVATDAHLSPLLLGWVVAVMIRIATGSATVAMTTACGIVAPIAAASGAAVRPELMVLATGAGSLILSHVNDGGFWLVKEYFNLTVPETFKTWTVLETIISVVALLLTLALSTVV